From the Leptolyngbya sp. O-77 genome, one window contains:
- a CDS encoding succinate dehydrogenase/fumarate reductase iron-sulfur subunit — protein MRVQFKILRQHEKLAPYTATYELEVDPGNTILDCLNRIKWEQDGGLAFRKNCRNTICGSCSMRINGRSALACKESVGSEMARLQAIAAMGDRPAEQNGHSGKAISVAASAEAGADAALHEVPTFFIAPMGNMPVIKDLVVDMQSFWDGLEAVDPYVSTAGRQVPEREFLQTPEERDRLNQTGNCILCGACYSECNAREVNPDFVGPHALAKAYRMVADSRDAQTEARLEDYNQPESGVWACTRCYYCNSVCPMEVAPLDQISKIKQEILDRKDASTSRSVRHRKVLVELVKQGGWIDERRFGLAVVGNSFRDLQGLVSLGPLGLRMLVRGKLPLRFEPSEGTGEVRSLIEAVQAVESASTPSRPPQL, from the coding sequence ATGCGCGTTCAATTCAAGATTCTTCGGCAACATGAAAAATTGGCTCCCTACACGGCCACCTACGAGCTAGAGGTAGACCCCGGCAATACGATCCTGGACTGCCTGAACCGCATTAAGTGGGAGCAGGACGGGGGGCTTGCCTTCCGCAAAAACTGTCGAAATACGATCTGTGGCAGTTGCTCAATGCGGATTAATGGACGCTCGGCGCTGGCCTGTAAAGAAAGCGTCGGCAGCGAGATGGCGCGGCTGCAAGCGATTGCCGCAATGGGCGATCGCCCCGCTGAGCAAAATGGTCATAGCGGCAAGGCGATTTCTGTGGCGGCATCCGCAGAGGCAGGGGCAGATGCCGCATTACACGAAGTCCCCACTTTCTTCATCGCGCCGATGGGCAATATGCCGGTGATTAAGGATCTCGTCGTGGACATGCAGAGCTTTTGGGACGGGCTGGAGGCAGTCGATCCCTATGTCAGCACGGCGGGACGACAGGTGCCCGAACGCGAGTTTTTGCAAACCCCAGAGGAGCGCGATCGCCTGAATCAAACAGGAAACTGTATTCTCTGCGGCGCGTGCTATTCCGAATGCAATGCCCGTGAGGTCAACCCAGACTTTGTAGGGCCCCACGCCCTAGCCAAGGCCTATCGCATGGTGGCCGACTCTCGCGATGCCCAAACCGAAGCCCGGCTAGAGGACTACAACCAGCCCGAATCTGGCGTGTGGGCCTGCACCCGCTGCTATTACTGCAATTCCGTCTGCCCGATGGAGGTTGCGCCGCTGGATCAGATCAGCAAGATTAAGCAGGAAATTCTCGACCGCAAGGATGCTAGCACCAGCCGATCGGTGCGCCATCGCAAGGTGCTTGTGGAGTTGGTGAAACAGGGCGGCTGGATCGATGAACGGCGCTTTGGACTGGCGGTAGTCGGCAATTCGTTCCGCGATTTGCAAGGGCTGGTCAGCCTTGGCCCGCTGGGTCTGCGGATGCTGGTGCGGGGCAAATTGCCGCTGCGGTTCGAGCCGTCGGAGGGTACGGGCGAAGTGCGATCGCTCATCGAAGCAGTTCAGGCCGTCGAGTCTGCCTCTACACCCAGTCGCCCGCCTCAACTCTGA
- a CDS encoding chlorophyll a/b-binding protein yields MTTETPKPNPPALDPVPQPEPAFGWTRYAEQINGRFAMIGFVALLLLELFTRQDFFTWIGLR; encoded by the coding sequence ATGACAACTGAAACCCCCAAGCCCAATCCACCCGCACTCGACCCAGTACCACAGCCAGAGCCAGCGTTTGGCTGGACGCGCTATGCCGAGCAAATCAACGGCCGCTTTGCCATGATTGGCTTTGTGGCGCTGCTGCTGCTGGAGCTATTTACCCGGCAAGACTTTTTTACGTGGATTGGGCTGCGCTGA
- a CDS encoding trypsin-like peptidase domain-containing protein, with protein MSYFLLRQVTSGLLAFGTLGSVLLADVIVPAPTRLGARGVAQAQDIEEVNVRVYRQASPAVVSIQTQTSTGSGSIISPDGLILTNAHVVSNARQVRVILADGRRLDGEVIAFAEGGLDLAAVRVRAQNLPTVPLANPGSVEVGQRAFAIGTPFGQFQGTFTTGIVSRLDTNRGLIQTDAAINPGNSGGPLLNSQGQMIGVNSAIFSPRGTSGNTGIGFAISMDRVQPFLVAVREGRAPRTAQQAPQLGGGPNARRITLNGAPVQGVLSSSSGVLSSDGSFFNAYTFQGQAGQEVTIEMTSREVNPYLILLRPDGSDLAQDNDSAGDRNARLTAVLPETGLYTILANTFEAGETGRYRLSAITGAGSGTATTPPSPNTRVLLQVEGSLGPNSLVWAEDNSLYQEYALDGRAGQTVTITMESIEFDTYLILLDANGRVVGQNDDESPTSTNSRLTVTLPRTGTYRIIANAYDRNGRGRYVLTVR; from the coding sequence ATGAGCTATTTCTTGTTGCGCCAAGTCACCTCCGGTCTGCTCGCCTTCGGCACCTTGGGTAGCGTCTTGCTGGCTGATGTAATCGTTCCCGCTCCCACTAGATTGGGCGCTCGCGGGGTAGCCCAGGCGCAAGACATCGAAGAAGTCAACGTCCGGGTCTATCGACAGGCTAGCCCTGCGGTCGTCTCCATCCAGACGCAGACTAGCACGGGCAGCGGCAGCATCATTAGCCCAGACGGGTTGATTCTCACGAATGCCCATGTGGTCAGCAATGCTCGGCAGGTGCGCGTGATTTTGGCAGACGGGCGGCGGCTCGATGGAGAAGTGATTGCCTTTGCAGAGGGCGGGCTGGATTTGGCGGCAGTGCGCGTGCGGGCGCAAAATCTGCCGACGGTTCCCCTAGCCAACCCCGGTTCTGTAGAAGTCGGGCAGCGGGCCTTTGCGATTGGCACCCCTTTTGGGCAGTTTCAGGGCACCTTTACAACGGGCATCGTCAGCCGTTTGGATACAAATCGGGGACTAATTCAGACGGATGCCGCGATTAATCCTGGCAACTCTGGTGGGCCCTTGCTCAACAGCCAAGGGCAAATGATTGGAGTCAACTCGGCAATTTTTTCGCCACGAGGCACATCGGGCAATACGGGCATCGGATTCGCAATCTCGATGGATCGGGTGCAGCCGTTTTTGGTGGCCGTGCGGGAAGGTCGGGCCCCCCGCACCGCGCAGCAGGCTCCCCAACTGGGCGGCGGACCAAACGCCCGACGGATTACGCTGAATGGCGCTCCGGTTCAGGGGGTCTTGTCATCGAGCAGCGGTGTGTTGTCTTCCGACGGCAGCTTCTTCAACGCCTACACGTTTCAAGGACAGGCGGGGCAGGAAGTGACGATTGAAATGACGAGCCGCGAGGTGAATCCGTATTTGATTTTGCTGCGCCCTGATGGCAGCGACCTAGCTCAAGATAATGACAGCGCGGGCGATCGCAACGCTCGGTTAACCGCTGTCCTGCCGGAAACGGGGCTATACACCATCCTGGCGAACACCTTTGAAGCCGGGGAAACGGGTCGCTATCGCCTCAGTGCGATCACCGGCGCTGGCTCAGGCACCGCCACCACGCCCCCCAGTCCCAATACCCGTGTCCTGCTTCAGGTTGAGGGTTCCCTGGGCCCCAACTCGCTGGTTTGGGCAGAAGACAATAGCCTGTATCAGGAATATGCACTGGATGGACGAGCCGGACAAACCGTGACCATCACGATGGAGAGCATTGAGTTTGACACGTACCTGATCCTGCTAGATGCCAACGGCCGAGTCGTCGGGCAAAACGATGACGAATCTCCAACCAGCACAAACTCTCGGCTGACGGTAACGCTGCCGCGCACGGGCACCTATCGCATCATTGCCAATGCTTACGATCGCAACGGGCGCGGACGCTACGTGCTGACGGTTCGCTAA
- a CDS encoding TolB family protein has translation MRYLRWVLAIALLLLLGGCTYPHLLNLPSDASGQTLNSPFAQQEPQLSGDYLVFVSDRNGSQDVYLYDLPHRRLVDLPGLNAIDMAAEHPSVSANGRFIVFAASRQGRQDIYLYDRQIQYRRNLTDGLNASVRNPSISADGQRIAYESNASGHWDIVLCDRAGKPLDLSATPLDTASPDEKSPSGKSLGEKSPGEKLTKANPEREASPAFPLPLEPPPTDAPAVDSALPNFAPSAAEPQASNAPPQASDEAAPSPAIAPLPPPPPNSQSPRSQIDAPVTFPEAVELTGQLSGANEE, from the coding sequence GTGAGATATCTCCGATGGGTGCTGGCGATCGCCCTCCTGTTGCTGCTGGGCGGCTGCACCTACCCCCACCTGCTGAACCTACCGTCCGATGCCAGCGGGCAGACCCTCAACAGTCCCTTTGCCCAGCAAGAGCCGCAGCTATCGGGAGATTATCTCGTCTTCGTTTCCGACCGAAACGGCAGCCAGGATGTCTATCTCTACGACCTGCCGCATCGTCGCTTGGTGGATTTGCCCGGCCTCAACGCCATCGACATGGCCGCAGAACATCCCAGCGTTTCGGCCAATGGACGGTTCATCGTGTTTGCGGCCAGTCGCCAGGGGCGACAAGATATTTATCTCTACGATCGCCAGATTCAATATCGCCGCAATCTGACAGATGGACTCAATGCTAGCGTCCGCAACCCCAGCATCAGCGCCGATGGGCAGCGCATCGCCTACGAATCCAACGCCAGCGGCCATTGGGACATTGTGCTGTGCGATCGCGCTGGCAAGCCCCTCGATTTATCTGCAACTCCTCTGGATACAGCCTCACCGGATGAGAAATCGCCGAGTGGAAAATCGCTAGGTGAAAAATCGCCAGGTGAGAAGCTTACTAAAGCAAACCCGGAGCGTGAGGCATCGCCCGCTTTTCCGCTGCCCCTCGAGCCGCCACCCACAGATGCCCCAGCGGTTGACTCGGCCCTGCCAAATTTCGCCCCATCAGCCGCAGAGCCGCAAGCGTCTAATGCCCCGCCGCAAGCGTCTGACGAGGCTGCGCCCAGTCCGGCGATCGCCCCGCTGCCCCCGCCCCCTCCAAACTCTCAATCTCCACGCTCTCAAATCGACGCGCCTGTAACGTTTCCTGAAGCCGTTGAGTTAACCGGACAACTGTCTGGAGCCAATGAAGAATGA
- a CDS encoding TolB family protein: MMARLRRFHQAIALRAAVRSVLPVLALLLLGLNTACSRAIAIQPERSEPPVPLNSRYTDEQPALSGNGQYVAFVSNRKGNRGILLYDLKRQQFVDLPRLNRWDAVAEHPSLSNTARYIVYVASGSGRPEVELYDRITKQAQVLTSGYRGWVRNPSISPDGRYVAFELGRDGKWMIQVLDRGPGIEPDLLDG; this comes from the coding sequence ATGATGGCCCGATTGCGGCGCTTCCATCAGGCGATCGCCCTCCGTGCTGCTGTTCGCTCCGTGCTTCCGGTTCTAGCGCTACTCCTGCTGGGTCTGAACACCGCTTGCAGTCGGGCGATCGCCATTCAGCCAGAGCGCTCTGAGCCACCCGTACCGCTCAATAGCCGCTATACCGACGAACAGCCCGCCCTCAGCGGCAATGGGCAGTATGTGGCATTTGTCTCGAACCGCAAGGGCAATCGCGGCATTTTGCTCTATGACCTGAAGCGGCAGCAGTTTGTCGATTTGCCCCGGCTGAATCGATGGGATGCTGTCGCCGAACATCCCAGCCTCAGCAACACCGCCCGCTATATTGTCTACGTTGCCAGCGGCAGTGGTCGCCCAGAGGTCGAACTCTACGATCGCATCACCAAGCAAGCTCAGGTGCTAACCTCTGGCTATCGCGGCTGGGTGCGAAACCCCAGCATCAGCCCCGACGGGCGCTACGTCGCTTTTGAGCTAGGCCGCGACGGCAAATGGATGATCCAGGTGTTAGATCGGGGCCCCGGCATCGAGCCAGACTTGCTGGACGGCTGA
- a CDS encoding Ycf66 family protein has product MGMVSAAWIQPQPVLAQVVFGGNPAAFLGIALAVGGAGLYFLRNFRPQVARDQDIALSAVSLLCGTILMFQGWRLDPILTFGFYLMAGAATAFALETLRLRGATTEQAKRFGGGGQIVDDERPVSRVYRAELDELGAVDERPASRRIRASRDYRTEPTEDYGSSSRRPAIRGSADRSGSSSRRRRSSGETRPPVRPERDAWDDDYSASSYGRDRSWEEPSTDYSSDYSSDYASGYSASDYGSDYASSRSSSRSSSRDSGSRPRRPRSVEDVNARWDDDEPARPSADYVDYQPVDYSDDEADNSSNFD; this is encoded by the coding sequence ATGGGAATGGTCAGTGCCGCCTGGATACAGCCCCAACCCGTTCTGGCACAGGTGGTGTTTGGCGGCAATCCGGCTGCCTTTCTGGGAATTGCTCTGGCAGTCGGTGGCGCTGGGCTCTACTTCTTGCGAAACTTTCGCCCGCAGGTTGCCCGCGATCAGGACATCGCGCTGTCCGCTGTGTCGCTCTTGTGTGGAACGATCCTGATGTTCCAGGGGTGGCGACTCGACCCGATTCTGACCTTTGGCTTTTATCTGATGGCTGGTGCAGCGACGGCCTTTGCGCTGGAAACGCTGCGCCTGCGGGGGGCGACGACCGAGCAAGCCAAGCGCTTTGGCGGGGGTGGGCAAATCGTAGATGATGAACGTCCGGTTAGCCGCGTCTATCGCGCTGAGCTAGACGAATTGGGCGCAGTAGATGAGCGTCCGGCTAGCCGACGCATCCGAGCCAGCCGCGACTATCGCACTGAGCCAACGGAAGATTACGGCAGCAGCAGCCGTCGCCCCGCCATTCGCGGCAGTGCCGATCGCTCTGGTTCTTCTAGCCGTCGTCGCCGCAGTTCTGGAGAGACTCGCCCACCCGTCCGCCCAGAGCGCGACGCTTGGGATGACGACTATAGCGCTTCATCCTATGGGCGCGATCGCTCTTGGGAAGAGCCGTCTACCGATTACAGCAGCGATTATTCTTCTGACTACGCTTCCGGCTATTCTGCCAGTGACTACGGCAGTGACTATGCTTCGAGCCGCAGCAGTTCCCGGTCGAGCAGTCGAGACTCTGGTTCCCGCCCCCGCCGTCCTCGCTCAGTAGAGGATGTCAATGCTCGCTGGGACGATGATGAGCCTGCACGCCCCTCGGCTGATTATGTCGATTATCAGCCGGTGGATTATTCCGATGACGAGGCGGACAACTCTTCTAACTTTGATTAG
- the psbX gene encoding photosystem II reaction center X protein, with the protein MTPSLMNFFYSLLAGLLIVVVPTAVGLIFISQKDKIQRS; encoded by the coding sequence ATGACTCCCTCTTTGATGAACTTCTTCTACAGCTTGCTAGCTGGCCTCCTGATTGTGGTTGTGCCAACAGCAGTCGGTCTCATCTTTATCAGCCAAAAGGATAAAATTCAGCGCTCCTAG
- a CDS encoding YggT family protein, whose amino-acid sequence MTSVAIASLVLSLGLGLMILLCIFRIVLTWYPQIDLTQMPFKLVALPTEPFLAPTRKIVKPFGGVDISPIIWVGIFSLLRELLLGQQGLLTMLTY is encoded by the coding sequence ATGACTTCGGTGGCGATCGCTTCTTTGGTATTAAGCCTTGGGCTGGGGCTGATGATTCTCCTCTGCATTTTTCGCATCGTCCTCACCTGGTATCCCCAGATCGACCTGACCCAAATGCCATTTAAGCTGGTGGCGCTGCCAACGGAACCCTTCCTTGCGCCCACCCGAAAAATCGTCAAACCCTTTGGAGGGGTTGATATTTCCCCCATCATCTGGGTTGGCATTTTTAGCCTGCTCCGCGAACTGCTCCTAGGGCAGCAGGGCTTATTAACCATGCTCACCTATTAA
- a CDS encoding DUF4335 domain-containing protein: MPPAVLRRYTPPTCTLEVRATGSALSRWTDQTVMKNVRFNLRFDDPRRPTEQQLEVQGDRRQLEALHATVSEYVARLLGSDAGLADEALLRLAPERSPLVAVVAQGLPEDKTPAQGLEIVNRDGVDLRVGAEGIQLKPLGLLAHELHLGTLAASAAVDTVRLSTTQLVDLAEALDAYTAESLAVDLPHVGGTRRSPEWLRVAAVAVLAVGVTGSIAKFVMDVNAPPSATVATENAEPSELSANQPAPEAYSTTTLPEATAQVPSPAALPSPPPIPTIPPGATLPLPTPPTGAAPGQATLPQPAPQAAPVRPPAVPAAPPQVIPQPPVQRPAAAPAPVLLPEDPAAIARTGDLPDPTVMGLPEENAEAASGSFAADSSRPDAAMRSAPSRLSTGSIPQVGEAQQYFQSRWQPPENLNRALEYRVIVAANGVVQQVVPLGEAAGIYVDRSGMPLMGETLVSPLPTGRRATLRVVLYPDGRVQTLLEGIE, from the coding sequence ATGCCACCTGCCGTTCTCCGACGATACACCCCCCCAACCTGCACGCTAGAGGTGCGGGCCACTGGGTCGGCGCTGTCGCGCTGGACTGATCAGACGGTCATGAAAAACGTGCGGTTCAATCTGCGGTTTGACGATCCGCGTCGCCCGACAGAGCAGCAGTTGGAGGTACAGGGCGATCGCCGTCAGCTAGAAGCGCTGCACGCAACCGTCAGCGAGTATGTGGCGCGTCTGCTTGGTTCCGATGCAGGGTTGGCGGATGAGGCACTGCTGCGGCTGGCCCCAGAGCGATCGCCCTTGGTCGCAGTGGTCGCCCAAGGTCTGCCGGAGGACAAGACCCCAGCTCAGGGCCTTGAAATCGTCAATCGCGACGGGGTAGACCTGCGGGTTGGCGCAGAAGGCATCCAACTGAAGCCGCTAGGTCTGCTGGCCCATGAACTGCATCTAGGGACGCTGGCGGCGAGCGCAGCGGTAGACACGGTTCGCCTTAGCACAACGCAGTTGGTGGATCTGGCAGAGGCGCTAGATGCCTACACAGCCGAGTCGCTAGCGGTAGATTTGCCCCATGTTGGGGGAACGAGGCGATCGCCCGAATGGCTGCGGGTGGCCGCGGTAGCCGTGCTGGCTGTCGGGGTGACGGGCAGCATTGCCAAGTTTGTGATGGACGTGAACGCACCGCCCAGCGCAACGGTTGCCACAGAAAACGCAGAGCCATCGGAACTGAGCGCAAACCAGCCTGCGCCAGAAGCCTACAGCACCACAACGCTTCCTGAAGCAACCGCCCAGGTTCCCAGCCCCGCCGCGCTGCCCAGCCCGCCGCCGATCCCCACCATTCCGCCAGGAGCCACCCTGCCGCTGCCCACTCCGCCTACTGGAGCCGCTCCCGGACAAGCCACCCTCCCGCAGCCCGCACCCCAGGCAGCCCCAGTCCGCCCGCCAGCAGTCCCAGCCGCGCCGCCCCAGGTCATTCCCCAGCCACCTGTCCAGCGTCCGGCGGCGGCTCCTGCTCCAGTGCTGCTTCCCGAAGATCCCGCCGCAATAGCGCGAACCGGGGATTTGCCTGACCCAACTGTGATGGGCCTGCCAGAAGAAAACGCTGAAGCCGCCAGCGGCTCCTTTGCTGCCGACTCGTCCCGACCCGACGCAGCGATGCGTTCTGCCCCGTCCCGTTTGTCCACGGGCAGCATTCCCCAGGTTGGCGAAGCACAGCAATACTTTCAGTCTCGCTGGCAGCCGCCCGAAAACCTGAACCGGGCGCTGGAATATCGCGTGATTGTCGCTGCAAACGGCGTGGTGCAGCAAGTTGTTCCTCTGGGCGAAGCAGCAGGCATTTACGTCGATCGCTCTGGAATGCCGCTGATGGGCGAAACGTTGGTGTCACCCCTGCCCACAGGTCGCCGCGCCACGCTGCGGGTGGTGCTGTATCCCGATGGGCGAGTGCAGACCTTGCTGGAAGGCATAGAGTAG
- a CDS encoding DUF3038 domain-containing protein has protein sequence MPPTTKPRASVQDALPLANQPDPAQLDSIKAQLDLVLLALEALAGIGSDAMLQAAETLGLTEVVADRVALWRLRQSSPLRKGQGRKRMDVDEARSLVLIICHLAQQHQELIRRAVTLLEQLTEQGREPHQTALLGDYLDTFHNTYQERMDDDAVTPDHLTYLALKLLIDLLFYSTPHGPRRLWLALIDRAK, from the coding sequence ATGCCGCCGACCACCAAGCCCCGCGCCTCTGTGCAGGACGCGCTGCCCCTAGCCAACCAGCCCGACCCCGCCCAGCTAGACAGCATCAAGGCTCAGCTTGACTTGGTGCTGCTGGCGCTAGAGGCACTGGCGGGCATTGGCTCCGACGCGATGCTCCAGGCAGCAGAAACGCTAGGTTTGACGGAAGTCGTTGCCGATCGGGTAGCGCTGTGGCGGCTGCGACAATCCAGCCCGCTGCGGAAGGGGCAAGGGCGCAAACGCATGGACGTGGACGAAGCGCGATCGCTCGTGCTGATCATCTGCCACCTGGCCCAGCAGCACCAGGAACTCATCCGTCGGGCTGTCACGCTGCTAGAGCAACTCACCGAGCAGGGCCGCGAACCGCACCAAACCGCGCTCTTGGGCGACTACCTCGACACCTTCCACAACACCTATCAGGAGCGGATGGACGACGATGCAGTGACTCCTGACCATCTCACCTACCTCGCCCTCAAGCTGCTGATCGACCTGCTGTTTTATAGCACCCCGCATGGCCCCCGGCGGCTGTGGCTGGCGCTGATTGACCGAGCTAAGTGA
- a CDS encoding carotenoid oxygenase family protein, producing the protein MRSVSASLHSPTSSPAWAAAVLHTAQEFSPTPLPVLEGQVPFGLQGTLYRNGPGRLERGGQRMGHWFDGDGAILAVRFAKGAATATYRYVQTAGYRAEEAARRLLFGNYGMTPPGPLWARFGKSPKNVANTAVLALGDRLLALWEAGLPHALDLETLETLGAENVAGLDGLPFSAHPKRDGRTGEIFNFGLSFGHSAVLNLYHCAADGTVKRRAAIPLEGIPLVHDFVLAGRYLVFLVNPVRIKALPLLLNLQSASDAFAWKPEMGTQIWIFDRESLSLVSRGEAEPWFQWHLGNGAETAEGDILLNLVRYPDFSTNQFLKEVATGHTTTRTTGTLWELRLDPQSARVLGMSAVVERGCEFPTVAPRDVGQPWKHTYLTVHLPKAEEQGELFGAIARYDHTTDTLTVAAAGPRRYVVEPIFAPDPEHPAQGWLLTVVYDGNRHQSEVWIYAGDRLEAGPICRLGLPSVIPIGFHGTWRSA; encoded by the coding sequence ATGCGTTCCGTTTCTGCCAGTCTCCACTCCCCAACATCCTCACCTGCCTGGGCCGCAGCGGTTCTGCACACGGCCCAAGAATTTTCGCCCACCCCCCTGCCTGTTCTAGAAGGGCAGGTTCCTTTTGGACTGCAAGGCACGCTCTATCGCAACGGGCCAGGGCGGTTGGAGCGCGGCGGGCAGCGCATGGGACACTGGTTCGACGGTGACGGGGCGATTCTGGCGGTGCGGTTTGCCAAGGGCGCGGCTACGGCCACCTATCGCTATGTGCAAACGGCGGGCTATCGGGCAGAGGAAGCGGCGAGACGGCTGCTGTTTGGAAATTACGGCATGACCCCGCCAGGGCCGCTGTGGGCAAGATTTGGCAAATCGCCTAAAAACGTGGCGAATACCGCCGTCCTGGCACTGGGCGATCGCCTTTTGGCGCTGTGGGAAGCCGGACTGCCCCACGCGCTCGACCTGGAAACCCTGGAAACCCTCGGCGCGGAGAACGTCGCTGGACTGGACGGGCTGCCTTTTTCGGCCCATCCCAAGCGCGACGGCCGCACGGGAGAAATTTTTAACTTTGGCTTGTCCTTTGGGCACAGCGCCGTGCTAAATCTCTATCACTGTGCAGCAGATGGCACAGTGAAGCGGCGGGCGGCAATTCCGCTGGAGGGTATTCCGCTGGTGCATGACTTTGTGCTGGCGGGACGATACCTCGTGTTTTTGGTGAATCCGGTGCGGATTAAGGCGCTGCCGCTGTTGCTGAATCTACAAAGCGCCAGCGATGCCTTCGCCTGGAAGCCGGAGATGGGTACGCAAATCTGGATCTTTGATCGGGAAAGCCTGTCCCTGGTTAGCCGGGGCGAGGCAGAACCCTGGTTTCAGTGGCACTTAGGCAACGGCGCAGAAACGGCAGAGGGAGACATCCTGCTGAATCTGGTTCGCTATCCCGATTTTTCGACGAATCAGTTCCTCAAGGAAGTCGCTACAGGCCACACCACCACCCGCACCACGGGCACACTGTGGGAACTGCGCCTCGATCCGCAGTCTGCCAGGGTGCTGGGCATGAGCGCTGTGGTGGAGCGGGGCTGCGAGTTTCCCACTGTTGCACCGAGAGACGTGGGGCAGCCCTGGAAGCACACCTACCTCACGGTTCACCTACCGAAAGCGGAGGAGCAAGGAGAGCTGTTTGGGGCGATCGCCCGCTATGACCACACCACCGACACGCTCACTGTCGCCGCCGCCGGGCCCCGCCGCTACGTCGTGGAGCCAATTTTTGCGCCCGATCCAGAGCATCCTGCTCAGGGCTGGCTGCTGACGGTGGTCTACGATGGCAATCGCCACCAGAGCGAGGTCTGGATCTACGCGGGCGATCGCCTAGAAGCAGGCCCCATCTGCCGGCTGGGGCTGCCCAGCGTCATCCCCATCGGCTTCCACGGCACTTGGCGATCGGCATAG